Part of the Enterobacter pseudoroggenkampii genome, TTTATCAATCATGTAATCCGATAAACAGGCGATGCCATTCCCGGTAAGGCACAGCTGCTTCAGCGTTTCCCCGCTGTTTGAGGATAATCCGCAGGTAATTTCATGAAGTTGACCATCATGACAGGCGACAGGCCAGGTGTTCAGTGACACCGGCTCCGTAAAGCCCAGGCACAGATGCTGCTTCAGTTCTTCGACCGTCTCCGGTTTACCATGTTCAGCAATATACTCTGGTGATGCGATAATTTTGCGGTAGCTGGCAAACAGAGGGCGGGCACGCAAGCTTGAATCGGTCAGGGTTCCTGCCCGGATAGCCACATCCACTTTACGCTCGATGAGGTTGATAAACGTCTCTGAGGAGACCAGAGAGAGCGTCATCTCCGGATAACGTTCGCGGAAAGGTTTAATCAGCGGCATCAGAAAGTGAAGCACCACCGGCGTGGCCGCATCAATGCGCAGTAACCCACGCGGCGTGCTGCGGGTCTCCATAATCTCCGTCTCCGCTGCAGCCATCTCCTGCAGTACCGACTGCA contains:
- the yafC gene encoding DNA-binding transcriptional regulator YafC, with amino-acid sequence MKATSEELTIFVAVVESGSFSRAAEQLGQANSAISRSVKKLEMKLGVSLLNRTTRQLSLTEEGERYFRRVQSVLQEMAAAETEIMETRSTPRGLLRIDAATPVVLHFLMPLIKPFRERYPEMTLSLVSSETFINLIERKVDVAIRAGTLTDSSLRARPLFASYRKIIASPEYIAEHGKPETVEELKQHLCLGFTEPVSLNTWPVACHDGQLHEITCGLSSNSGETLKQLCLTGNGIACLSDYMIDKEIARGELVELMADKRLPVEMPFSAVYYSDRAVSTRIRAFIDFLSEHIKTAPGGAV